The Daphnia pulex isolate KAP4 chromosome 6, ASM2113471v1 genome contains the following window.
aacaagtcggCTGGCTTATTGTTGTTCTCCTATTCGACCGAgcccaaaagaataaaattcccTACGCTATTCTTGACTATATTCGGACTCGCAGGTGTTCCTCCTCCCCGCATCCTTTGAAGCCCACCCAAGTCTTTTCTCGTATCACGACGGCCATTTTTGGGAGGaacggaaagaagaaataaaatgcgaaattcaacttttttttttaaatttaatccaagaaataaaaaaaaaaaaaaaaaaacatttttaaatgaagaaatttctttgtgtCAAAAAAGAATCTGGCAACGAGAAGTTGCATATCCCGAAGCCCAGAAGAGACATTTCTGGCATTGCTAACAATTTTTCCAGCAAtcacaaaagggaaaagtctAAAGAATAGGAGGGAAATAAATAACGGCGTTTGATTGGGGCCCCGTCTTTACTTTAGCATTCCTGCCGTCGTGCTTTGCATATTTGATGTTTGTTAATAGACAATATGCTtgttcctttcttcttttttgctgTATTGTATAACtaatccttttttatttctccctcCCACCATTCAGAATTCAGATTGGCGCcgccattcttttctctttcccccccgctggataagaagaagaaataccaaaaatacAAACGGCGCAAAATTTTCAATCCACCCGCACTGGAATAaacacagaagaaaagaactagaggccatttttttttttttttttattatttccgtTTTGTTTGGCTGGAATGGATTTGGAGGAGGCGGCCGTCGTTGTGGAAGCCAGCCAAGAAGTGCCAACTGTAATCCTCACATCCGCCGACGTGTTGTTGCTCCTCCCTGCATTGGGCCGTCTTGGAATGTTGGCTTCTTCCTTTCCTTTCTCTGCCTCGTGTAATTCACCCACCGGCGCTCCTGCTGTAACTGCAACCTCACGTTGACGACGGACGTctccaaaacaattttaattttttcgtcttttcttgGACGTCAAAgtcaatccatccatccatccgtcgtCCCCTGGGGGACCTATTCTCAAACCAAATagtaaaagaaacttttaaaaacttgAACCAAAAAATGTCGATCCGCTTTCATCCGCAATTGGTGCTGGACGGCACGCCCAAGACGTTTTACTGCCGCGAATGGGTTTTCGCCAAAATCGGACACATCCTCGACAACAGGACGGCCGAGAAGATTCAAGTGGCCAACATTTCCGGTGTCCTTATTGTCGGCGAGCCGGGCGCTGGGAAAACGGCCGTCACCCTGGAAATCGTCCGCGGAGGATTGGGCCAGCAGTGCCGATCGCTTTCCAATCGAGTCCTGGCCAGTCACTTCATCAACGGCTACGAGCCGGAAACGCAGTCGGTGGCTGGATTCATCCGGCGCCTGGTGGATCAACTCCAAGAGTCACGGCTGATCGATGGATACACCGACAAACTCCGGCACTCTGAACTGGCCGAATGGCTCCACCCGGATCGCATGGAACGCGACCCGGACGAGTCCTTCCAGCGAGCCGTTCTCTTCCCACTCCTCGAGATGGACACTCCTCCTCGCAATCTCCTCCTCATCGTCGATTCGCTGGACGAACCTTCGCTCGTCCAGGATCTCGGCGGATTCAACGGCGTCCGCCGGCTGACGGACCCGACCAATTGCGACGGTGATTCCAGTCAGAGCATCGCCGAGTTGCTGGCCAATCACCACCACTTGTTTCCACCGTGGCTTCTCCTCCTCGTGACGTTGCGGAGGAGCAACAAACCCCTGGCCCGTCTCTTCACGGGCTTCAAGAAAATCGCCCTGGATCAGGTGCGGCGAAATTCGGTCGTCCGTGACGTCCAGCAGTACATTCTGGGCCGCCTGGAGAAGGAAGCGGCCCTCAGACGTCACCTGACTAGAGAAACAGCCCCGGCTCTCAACATGTTGCACATCAAGAGCCACGGCTGTTTGCTGTACGTCGAAGCCGTGCTGGACGGAGTGGCGGACGGCTCCGTTCTCCTCCGCGACATTCCCGAGATTCCCGGGACCCTGAACGGCCTCTACCTGTGGCTCTGCCAGCGGCTCTTCACCCGCCGCGGATGGAACAAGGTCCAGCCTCTGCTGGCCACTCTGCTGGCCAGTCGTCACCCACCCAGTCAGGAGCAGCTCATGCGGGCCGCCTACACCATCGACGCTCGAATGTCCCGTTCCGAGTTCCGCAAGCGGATGAACATGTTGCGCAAATTGCTGGTCCCGGCCGCCAGCCCGGACACGTCGGGCGGTTGCGTTCAGATTTTCCACAGCAGTTTCGGCGAGTGGCTGACGGACGTGAAGCATTGCACGCAACGCTTTTTAATCAAAGTGTCGGAAGGTCACGCCCGCTGGGCCGTGACGTTGGCCAGTCGAGGTGAACTCATGACGCCCAACGAGATGGAGGATTTGACGTTCCATTTGGGTCGGATGCAACTGCAGGCGCCGCTGGAAGCCTGGCATCTTCCGCTTTGGCTCTTGTGGACCAAAGCGCCCGTGCCGGACAAGGCCGTACTCCAGGCCGTCATGGTCAGCAGCCTCGGGGCCCACAACTTGGGTCTGGACGATGACGTGGAGAGTCAACTGGACGCAACGAGTCCACCGCTGGATTTGTGTGCGCCACCGGTCGTCGTCTCCGTCGTCGTCCGGCAGGAAGAGGAAAACGAGGACATCGGATCTCGAGAGCAACCGGAAGAAGCCGCTCCGTTTGTTCCGGAAGAAGATGACTCGATTGCCGTGGCATCCGCCGTTGCCGTGGCgacggaagaggaagaagagaatgtcATTACTACTAGTCGATTGGCCGCCGGATTGTGCCGGATGAGTGCCGATCCGGTGGAGGAGATTGAGGAATCGATTGAACACAATCGAGGAGGAGGAtgcgaagaggaagaagaagatgaggaggaaGAATCACCGGCCGTTTATCCGGCGGCTGCCCTTTTGGAGCGCCGCAACAGCGTCAGGCTATTGCGCCACGCCCATTCGTTGAACGAGGCGGAAGATCCGGAGCAGTCGCTCTTCTACGCCGCCCAGATGGGCTACACGTCGGCCGTCACCAAACTCTGCAATCGCTACCGGACCTCCATCAGTCCGGCCGCTTTGCGTCACGCCCTCTCGATCGCTGCCCGCCAGGGTCACGCTTCTCTAGTCTCCATTCTGCTGGAAGCCGGAGCGGATCCCGACGTGGCCGATTCAGAAGGATGGACACCCCTCAGAGCCTCCGCATGGGGCGGCCACGCCTCCACCGTTCAGGTCCTCCTGGAAAGAGGCGCCCAGGTGGATGCCAGTGACTCGGAAGGCCGGACGGCTCTCAGAGCAGCCGCTTGGGCTGGTCACGAAGAAGTTGTCCGGGCCCTGTTGAACGCCGGCGCCCAGGTGGACGGAGAAGACCGACAAGGACGGACGCCGTTGATAGCGGCCGCTTACATGGGCCACGCCGATATCGTGGCCGCCCTACTGGACGCAGGTGCTCAGCCGGATCACGTGGATTGCGAAGGCCGGACTGCCCTTTCGGTGGCCGTTCTTAGCGTCGCCTGCCGGACCCAGTCCCACAACAATCCGCCATCTGGTGCTAATGGCGGCAACAGCGTCCGCCGGCGCCGTCCTCGCGTCCTACTCAAACGACGCCCGTCCAAAATCAACTCGGATGACGCGCTGGATCCAACCGGTCACGATCTTCGTGACACCTCCTCACCACCGACCGAAGTGTCGGCGGCCTCCATTTACTCCGACAGCGGAATCACCGGCACTCTGACGGGCACCATGACGGGCACGTTGGACGGCGAGGACAACGAGGCCGTCGAGACTGTGACGATCCTGTTGGAGTACGGCGCTTCCGTCAACCACCAAGATAAGGAGGGAATGACTCCACTTTTAGTGGCCGCCTTCGAAGGCCATCGGTGAGTTTGTCACTTCGTTTAATGGCCGGCAGTGACTCATCTCTCCcccctatttttgtttttttattgatggaATGATTTTTATGACAGGACGGTGTGCGAATTGCTGCTGGAAACGGATGCCGATGTGGACCAGGCGGATTTAGGTGGGAGGACTCCGCTCCTGGCCGCCGCCTCCATGGGCCACGGTCACATAGTCGAActtctccttttttggggttgttaTGTGGACAGCATCGACGCCGAAGGACGCACCGTTTTGTCCATCGCCTGCGCCcaggtaaaagaaaattcaaaaaattcaaataaaaaaaggatttcaattgacaaagaatttttggaattgtatttttatcAAGGGCTCTGTGGATGTGGTTCGATTGTTGCTGGATCGTGGGCTGGACGAAGCCCACCGGGACAATGCCGGATGGACACCGCTGCATTACGCTGCTTTCGAGGGTCACTCGGCCGTGGTGGATCTTTTGCTGGAAGTCGGCGCTCGTATGGAGGCCACGGACAACGACGGACGAGCGCCCATGTTGTTGGCCACCCAGGAAGGTCACCTGTCGGTGGTGGAGCGTTTGATTGAGCTGGGAGCCGACGTCGATCAAAAGAGCCTGGACGGAAAAACGCCGTTACGCGTGGCGGCCCTCGAGGGCCACACGTCCGTCCTTTCAGCCCTGGTCGAAGCCGGGGCCGACGTGACGGCCAAGGACCCGGACGGCCGCAGCACTTTGTACCTGCTGGCCATCGAGAACAAGTTGGAGCAAGTGGAGATCATCCTGTCGAAATCTGGCGTCAAATACAATTTGGAGGAGGATCGTGATTTAGAGGGACGGACGCCGCTGCACATTGCCAGTTGGCAGGGCCACACGGCCATGGTGGAGTTGCTGCTCCGTTACGGGGCCGACGTGAACGCGGTCGATCGCGAGCAGCGGACGCCGTTGCAGAGCTCGGCCTGGCAAGGACACGAGTCGGTTGTTTGGCTCTTACTCAAGGCCGGCGCGCGTGGCGATCAGCCCTGCTCCCAGGGAGCCACGCCCCTCTCAATCGGTACACTACGGGTTTTTTCTCCCCCTATTTCGTTCAATTCTTTCATTGTCTTTTGACCGAATTTCTCTGTTTGGGTCTAAACAGCTGCGCAAGAAGGACACGAAGGCGTTGCCAGACTGTTGCTGGCCAGTGGAGCGGATCCCAACCGAGCCGACGGATGCGGTAGAACGGCTCTGAAAGTAAGAAATTATCCACAAAATTAGAAACCCGGTCGTTGGCGCTGCCCGCACCGCATAATGACGGGagattcaactttttctttttttcttatttgacaGTTGGCCATGAAAGGCGGACACAAGAAAGTGATTCAACTGCTGGAAAACTCGTCGAGCACCTCGTCGAAATCGTCTGAGATGGGATCGAGGTATTTGTCGGTCAACGGGCCAGACCCCACGCCCAAGGACTATAGTCCGGCATCGACTTTCGAGACGGCCGTAAGTAGTTCGCCATTGTTCACTTTGGCGGCCTCATCCCCCGTCGCCCGTTTGATttcattaacatttttgtgattttcctTCCATCAGAGCTGCAAGTCTGGGAGCAACTTGACGTCGACGTCGACGCCAAGGTCCAGCTCGCTGACGGCCGACCTGAAAGCTTCTCCATCACCGTCAGTCCAAACGACGCAGTTGAGTTTCActcagcagctgcagcagcaggccGGGCAGCAGAGAGGCTCTCGCCCTCGGACGGCTGGACTGCATTTGCCTCTCTACTCGGCGTCTCGTATCCTGTCGCCGCTAAGTGAACCGCAAAGTCCACTCTACGCCTCACCTCCGCCGCCCACTCCTCCCAACGAGCCGGCCATCTGGCAACCCATCCATCagacgacgtcgtcgacggccaccaccaccgcctccAATACGCCGCAGCTTCAGCCTCAAGCTCCTCGGCCGTGTGCCCCGCTGGATCATCATCGGTTGGTGTCGGTCCTGTCTGACCGTGTCAGTCCCATGACGGGCAACGTCTCGATCAAGAACGGTCAGTCGCGTTCCAGTCTGACGAGTCTGTTGAGACGGGAAAGGTCGGAGGACGCGTTCAGGATCGCCAGCCTGGCGGGCAGTACAACACCCCCCGTGCCACATCGGACGTCCAGCGTCGATCCCGACCGGACTCAGCCCACACTGAGAGGCATAGACATTCTCAAAAACGATTCCTCCTCTCTGAGGCCGTCGTCGGTTCCTCTCACGCAGAGTAGTCACATGCAAATCATTTTAGGTCCGTCTTgtctttaaatcttttttcttgacaaataattttgatttatgttttttaaaaaaaattacaggaatTCCGTCAAAATCTCGTCGCAATGGATTCGGCCACCGTCCGGTCGTTCACCCGCAGTCGTCACGGGACAGTCACCACGGCGGGTTCAGCGGAATGCTGGCCGGCATCCGCAACAGCGCCCTACTACATGGCAGCACCAAATTGAAAAACGCTTTATGTAACGCCGTTAGCCGCCCAGTTGGCGTCATCAAAAAGGAAACTCagttataaaaatttcaaattaaaaaacaaaactcaagTAATTatatggaaaaaaatgggCGGTGCCCAatgaacaacacacacaccactcTCGCTCTCTCTATTCATCTCtcacatttattttgttgttttgtttttatcgtcATCTCAAGAACGACGGccaaagagataaaaaagaaaaaaaaatatcctctCCTtccatttagattttttctctttttttctttcgtgactCTTGCGTGTTGTGCTGCTGCCCGTGTGTTTGATATTATAATAAcatttggtcttttttttcgattatttttgtGGGTTACATCATCTCTATCTCTTAAtaacttctttttgtgttcGCCCGTTGTCGatgtgaaagaaaatgaaacaaattattcTTGGTTGTGTCGACGAGTAAAACAGACATCCAacgtttttcccatttttgatTCGTCGATTTATTCGAATTCATTTTTGGGTATTTCAGGTTTGTATTTCGACTCGGGTTGTTACTACGTCAACTACATCAGGCCTGCAAACCCAAAAGCTTTTTAACAGATTCCTTGTAGTCGTTGATAGTCTCCGCATCTTCGCCtacatttttgattgaaagagaagagaaaacaagatGTAATTTTAGTGCGATTGACCTAGTGAATcgggaacaaacaaaaaaagagtagaagaaacaacaaccttCGTTGTGGAAGCGGGTAACGTTTCTCGCGTACTGTTCGATGACCTCCGGCTTGGTTTGGGCTTTCTCTCTGTCCGGCATTCGTTGGAGCAGCTGCTCCACTGTTCGTTGCGACTGGCTCCCTTCCCACACATATTTTTCCATGTCTGCTTCGCATTTCTCATTCTCCCACGGCTCAGTTTTCTGTACGGCAAACAACAGAGACAAAAGAGGAAGTGTCGATTACTAGACTCTCGCCAGCACgcaattgttgtttgtttggcaAAACATTAGGACGTACCCAAGACTCGCTGACGAGAACATTCAGCAGATACATGGCGTAATCGAGGTTCTGCTTTCTCAAAGGACACCGCTCGGAGACGATCGTCAGCACGTCAGTTTCTGGGTTGTAACGCTCTTTCACTAGTCGAAGCAGTTTATCCTTGGCGTGGTTGTCCAATTTCAAAGAGCTCAATTTCAACTACatgagggaagaaaagagttacttataacaggaaatgaaatgtgactttattttttcttctttacagaCCTGGAGTGTTACAATTCTGGCTCGGGCATCCCTCAATGAGGGGGAAGAATGGAGGTAATCACTAGTTGTGATTGTGATGgggaaatgattttcaatcttttcgttGGTATTCAACTCTTTCGGCCACTCTGTGCAGAActctacaaacaaataatgagtAAAGCTTTATGAAAATATTGATTATACTGCAGGGTTCTCACTTTTCAGTGCTTGGCATTGTCTCTCAATAGCGGGTGGtgtcaagtgaagaaagttgggGATCTTCATCAACTCTGCATTGGCAAATTTGCCGGGTGGTGTTGCACCAGGGACAACCCAGCCCTGATGCAAGGGCAGCGGGACACTAGCTGGATGGAAAGATCTGGCAACTGGCCAAACCGAGGGCCAGTCTTGATCAGTTGGCATTTTGTTGGAACGTGGAGGATGAACTGCTGCTCTCTTGTATACTTTGCGACCGTATGATCTCATATTTAACGACTTGTTGGGGCTCAGATCCAGCGAGCGGAATTCATCATCtcctaataaattttacagaaaGCCAGTTACAGCACATGCCATTCACGTGTAAATAATCTAATGATACTAAGTTTGAACAGATGAAAGTTACCatccactttttgaatttcttcatttttgcgAAATGATGTGGGATAATTAGAAATGGGTCTAATTGGCACAAACTGCTGAAAATTACGGAAAACACGTAGGTTGACAATTGCAGACATTttattcgacttttttttcctcttttttagcAGACTAAAATACAAGTTTCGTCGCCATCTATGATTCACATTTACAACTACTGATTTGGAACTAAGTCTTCGTTACGCAAGACCGCCGCCATTTGTTTTCGAGCACTGATTGAAAGCGTATGGCGTATCGTTAGACAATCCGTACGGCGTATTTTCCTTCctcacatttttcttcataaaaatggTATTTCCCGTTTGGATTGTCCCTAGATGTTACTGaatcttaattatttgtgtgtgaatttagttatttgtgtGATAACCTAGCCAATAATTTCTACTTGGAAATTTCagctgatcatgtggcctgaactggcctgaacgtcactggcctgaatgtccGGGACCCGGCCTGAGCAAAGCCTGAGCATCTGTACATTTTGTCAAGATgtcatctctttttcctgtaccggctgtacgttttgtaagaaacacttAAGAACAAATTatcaggtaaatatgttcaactttctaatgTGAGACTTAGTTAGTCGGTTAACTTGCCTAGCTGTAGAACTTTATTTGTCTACCTTGGAAAAGCTTTCTAGCTGTTCCTTTGGCAACATTTATTCTGCAGGATTGTGCAGTTTACTTTAATttctgccatttttgtttttgtcatttgagacGCTGTttccttgatagtaattggtttttttttgtgataaaCAGTTTGGTAAAGTCtaagcttctttgttgctacCCAATGTACACatggatttgatgca
Protein-coding sequences here:
- the LOC124196194 gene encoding ankyrin repeat domain-containing protein 50-like; this translates as MSIRFHPQLVLDGTPKTFYCREWVFAKIGHILDNRTAEKIQVANISGVLIVGEPGAGKTAVTLEIVRGGLGQQCRSLSNRVLASHFINGYEPETQSVAGFIRRLVDQLQESRLIDGYTDKLRHSELAEWLHPDRMERDPDESFQRAVLFPLLEMDTPPRNLLLIVDSLDEPSLVQDLGGFNGVRRLTDPTNCDGDSSQSIAELLANHHHLFPPWLLLLVTLRRSNKPLARLFTGFKKIALDQVRRNSVVRDVQQYILGRLEKEAALRRHLTRETAPALNMLHIKSHGCLLYVEAVLDGVADGSVLLRDIPEIPGTLNGLYLWLCQRLFTRRGWNKVQPLLATLLASRHPPSQEQLMRAAYTIDARMSRSEFRKRMNMLRKLLVPAASPDTSGGCVQIFHSSFGEWLTDVKHCTQRFLIKVSEGHARWAVTLASRGELMTPNEMEDLTFHLGRMQLQAPLEAWHLPLWLLWTKAPVPDKAVLQAVMVSSLGAHNLGLDDDVESQLDATSPPLDLCAPPVVVSVVVRQEEENEDIGSREQPEEAAPFVPEEDDSIAVASAVAVATEEEEENVITTSRLAAGLCRMSADPVEEIEESIEHNRGGGCEEEEEDEEEESPAVYPAAALLERRNSVRLLRHAHSLNEAEDPEQSLFYAAQMGYTSAVTKLCNRYRTSISPAALRHALSIAARQGHASLVSILLEAGADPDVADSEGWTPLRASAWGGHASTVQVLLERGAQVDASDSEGRTALRAAAWAGHEEVVRALLNAGAQVDGEDRQGRTPLIAAAYMGHADIVAALLDAGAQPDHVDCEGRTALSVAVLSVACRTQSHNNPPSGANGGNSVRRRRPRVLLKRRPSKINSDDALDPTGHDLRDTSSPPTEVSAASIYSDSGITGTLTGTMTGTLDGEDNEAVETVTILLEYGASVNHQDKEGMTPLLVAAFEGHRTVCELLLETDADVDQADLGGRTPLLAAASMGHGHIVELLLFWGCYVDSIDAEGRTVLSIACAQGSVDVVRLLLDRGLDEAHRDNAGWTPLHYAAFEGHSAVVDLLLEVGARMEATDNDGRAPMLLATQEGHLSVVERLIELGADVDQKSLDGKTPLRVAALEGHTSVLSALVEAGADVTAKDPDGRSTLYLLAIENKLEQVEIILSKSGVKYNLEEDRDLEGRTPLHIASWQGHTAMVELLLRYGADVNAVDREQRTPLQSSAWQGHESVVWLLLKAGARGDQPCSQGATPLSIAAQEGHEGVARLLLASGADPNRADGCGRTALKLAMKGGHKKVIQLLENSSSTSSKSSEMGSRYLSVNGPDPTPKDYSPASTFETASCKSGSNLTSTSTPRSSSLTADLKASPSPSVQTTQLSFTQQLQQQAGQQRGSRPRTAGLHLPLYSASRILSPLSEPQSPLYASPPPPTPPNEPAIWQPIHQTTSSTATTTASNTPQLQPQAPRPCAPLDHHRLVSVLSDRVSPMTGNVSIKNGQSRSSLTSLLRRERSEDAFRIASLAGSTTPPVPHRTSSVDPDRTQPTLRGIDILKNDSSSLRPSSVPLTQSSHMQIILGIPSKSRRNGFGHRPVVHPQSSRDSHHGGFSGMLAGIRNSALLHGSTKLKNALCNAVSRPVGVIKKETQL
- the LOC124196200 gene encoding 28S ribosomal protein S35, mitochondrial-like codes for the protein MSAIVNLRVFRNFQQFVPIRPISNYPTSFRKNEEIQKVDGDDEFRSLDLSPNKSLNMRSYGRKVYKRAAVHPPRSNKMPTDQDWPSVWPVARSFHPASVPLPLHQGWVVPGATPPGKFANAELMKIPNFLHLTPPAIERQCQALKKFCTEWPKELNTNEKIENHFPITITTSDYLHSSPSLRDARARIVTLQLKLSSLKLDNHAKDKLLRLVKERYNPETDVLTIVSERCPLRKQNLDYAMYLLNVLVSESWKTEPWENEKCEADMEKYVWEGSQSQRTVEQLLQRMPDREKAQTKPEVIEQYARNVTRFHNEGEDAETINDYKESVKKLLGLQA